GGGGCGGTGTCAACCGCCCCCTGGGCAACGGGTGTTACGACTCCGTGCGGTACATCAGGTCCACCTCGTGCGTCGTGAAGCCCATCCCCTCGTAGACCCGCACCGCCGCCGTGTTGTCCGCGTCCACGTACAGCATCGCCGTCGGCAGCCCCTGCGCCGCCAGGTGCCGCAGGCCGATCGCGGTCAGCGCCTTGCCGAGGCCGCCGCCCTGGGCCTCCGGCAGGATGCCGACCACGTACACCTCGCCGAGCTGCTCCTCGGCGTGCGTCTTCGTCCAGTGGAAGCCGATCACCCGCCCGTCCTTCTCCGCGAGGAAGAAGCCCTTCGGGTCGAACCACGGCTCGGCCATCCGGTCGTCCAGGTCCCGCTGCGTGAGCGAGCCCTGCTCCGGGTGGTGTGCGAAGGCGGCGGCGTTGACGGCGAGCCAGGCCGCGTCGTCCTGCCCGGGCGTGAAGGTGCGGACGGTGACGCCCTCGGGCAGCACCGGCTCCGGGATGTCCAGCGGCACCAGGGGGCGGCGCAGCTGGCGCAGCTCGCGGAAGAGCGTCAGGCCGAGGACCTGGGCGAGGTGCCGGGCCGCCGACTTGCCGCCGTGCGCCCAGACGCGCAGCCGCTTGCCGGAGGCGGCGAGCAGGGCGGTGCCGAGCGCCCGGCCGTGGCCGCGGCCCCGGTGGGAGGGGTGGACGACCAGCTCGGCGGCCGGGGCCTCGATCGGGTCGGTCTCCTCCAGCTGGGCGTAGCCGTACAGGCGGGAGCCGACGGTGAGGAGGAAGTGGCGCACGCCCTCGCGCCGGCCGTGGCGCAGGTAGAGCCGCCCCTGCTCGGACACGGCGTGCATGCCGTCGGCGTGGTCGGCGGCCTCGAGGAGGTCCAGTACGTCCTGGATCTGCTCGGGCGTGAGCTCGTCATACGTGTGGATCTGCCGTCCCGGTTCGAGGGCCGGTGCCGCGTCGGAAGTCATGGCTACGAGCCTACGGCGACACCCCGTCAGCCATCGGCAACTGTCTTGTAACCCACTCCCCCCTGTTGCGCTACGCGCGTTGACTCTAGGCTGCACGCGCAACGGGGGAGTAGATCAAGGCCGCGAATCGGGGCAAGGGGACTAGGGGAGAGATGGCAGCGACGCCAAGGAAGAACAAGACGGGGCGGCGATTTCTCGCCGCCGGGGCCGGACTTGCGACGGTGGGGGCGCTCTTCGCCGCGATGCCGTCGGCCGGTGCGGCCGGGGACGAGTACGCCGTCGGGCAGGGGACGAACGGCAAGGGCTGGGGCCGGATGGTCGACGTCCAGCTGCTCTCCTTCAACGACCTCCACGGCAACCTGGAGCCGCCGGCCGGTACGTCCGGGCAGGTCATCCGGAACAAGGCGGACGGCACCACCGAGAAGATCGACGCCGGTGGCGTCGAGTACCTGGCCACGCACCTGCGCCAGGCGCGTGAGGGGAACCGTTACTCCATCACGGCCGCGGCCGGCGACCTGATCGGCGCCTCGCCGCTGCTGTCCGCGCTCTTCCACGACGAGCCGACCGTCGAGGCGATGAACGAGCTGGACCTGGACGTCACCGCCGTCGGCAACCACGAGTTCGACGAGGGCGCGCGCGAGCTGGCCCGGATGCAGAACGGCGGCTGTCACCCGGTCGACGGCTGCTACGGCGCGGACCAGGGCTTCGAGCCCTTCGGCGGCGCCGAGTTCCCGTACCTCGCGGCGAACGTGACGGACGAGAAGACCGGCAGGCCGATCCTCGACCCGTACTACGTCTGGGAGAAGGACGGCGTCAAGATCGGCTTCATCGGCGTGACCCTGGAGGGCACTCCGAACGTCGTCACCGCCGCGGGCGTCAAGGGCCTCAAGTTCGGCGACGAGGTCGAGACGATCAACAAGTACACGAAGATCCTGGAGCGCAAGGGCGTCAAGTCCATCGTCGCCCTGGTCCACGAGGGCGGCATGCCGGCCTCGACGTCGGTCAACTACAACTGCGACGGTGACGGCGACGGTGACGGCGAGGGCGTCTCCGGCGCGATCGTCGACATCGCGAAGAACGTCTCGCCGCAGGTCGACGCGCTGGTCACCGGCCACACGCACCAGGCGTACGTGTGCTCCATCCCGGACCCGACGGGCAAGCCGCGCCTGGTCACCTCGGCGTCCTCGTTCGGCAAGGTGTACACGGACACGACGCTGACGTACGACCGCGCCACCAAGGACATCGTGCGCACGGCCGTCGCCTCCGCCAACCACGTCGTCACCCGTGACGTGCCGAAGGACGCGGACATGACGAAGCTGATCGAGGCCTGGCGCCCGCTCGCCGCCCCGATCTCCAACCGGCCGCAGGGCTACATCGCCGCCGACATCAACGGTCGCGGCTCCACGGCGTACGAGAAGCCGCTCGGCGACGTCATCGCCGACGCGCAGCAGGAGGGCCTGGCCCCGGCGGACAAGGGCGGCGCGCAGCTGGCCCTGATGAACCCGGGCGGCATCCGCACCGACCTCGTCTACAAGGCGTCCGGCGCCGAGGGCGACGGCGTGGTGACGTACGGCGAGACCTTCAACGTGCAGCCCTTCACCAACATGATGAACGTGGTCGACCTGACCGGCGCGAACCTCATCACCGCGCTGAAGCAGCAGGTCAGCGGCTCGAACCTGAACTCGGTGAAGATCCTCCAGGTCTCGAAGGGCCTGACCTACACGCTCGACATGACCAAGACGGGCGCGGACCGCGTCGTCGACGGCACGATCAAGCTGAACGGCGAGGCGATCGACCCGGCGAAGACCTACCGCGTCGCGATGAACGAGTTCCTCGCGGGCGGCGGCGACGGCTTCGCGGCCCTGGCCACCGGCACCAACAAGCTGGTCGGCGCCTCGGACCTCGACGTCTTCAACGCCTACCTGTCGTCCCACTCCTCGGCGGCCAACCCGCTGCAGGTCCCGGCGGCGAACCGCATCACCGTCATCACCAAGTAACCGACCGCGCGAAGGGGCCCGGGGCACTCTGTCCCCGGGCCCCTTCACTGTGGTGATCTTGTCTGTGCACGATCAATTTCTCTGATCTTCGGAGGGCAAGACCGTGAAACATCCCGTCAGACGCTCCCTCACCGTCGTCCTGGCGCTGTTACTGGCATCCGCGGGCGTATCGACGCCCGCACACGCGAGCTCGACCGTGGGCGACCGGGCCCTTTACTGGAACAACGCGCTGCTCGACGCCTACGTCGCCACGGGCGGCTCCCCGGGCCCCCTCGCGCGGGCCGGGGCCATGATGCACCTGGCCATGTACGACGCCGCGAACGCGAGCCGCTGCTACAGCAGCGGCGGATTCAAGCCGGAGAACTGCATCGGGGCGCTCTACACCCCCGGCATCAGCGTGAAGGCCGGCGTCGCTCCCAACGTCGACGCGGCCCTGGACCACGCCGCCTACAACGTCCTCAAGTCCACCTTCCCCGCCCTCGACTTCGCGCCCTACCTGACGGCGGCGCGCACGGGCGAGCCGGTCGACGCCACCACCACGGAGGGCAAGAGCGTCGGCGAGAAGGCCGCCGCGGCGATGATCGCCCGCCGTACCAACGACGGATCCCAGGACACCACGCCGTACACCCCGGGCACCGAACCCGGCCAGTGGCGGCCGACGGGCTCCGGTCCTGCGGCGGACCCGAACTGGGGCAAGGTCAAGAAGTTCGTCGACTACGGCGACTACCCGTGGACGCACATCAAGACCACCGCGGCCGACCTGCGTCCGCAGCCGCCCGCCGGGATCGCGACGATGCCCGAGCTGCTGAAGAGCCCGGCCTACACGGCCCAGTTCAAGGAGGTCGCCGAGCTCGGCGCGGCCAACAGCACGACGCGGACCCCCGAGCAGACCCAGATCGCCTGGTTCTGGGCCAACGACCTGAACGGCACCTACAAGCCGCCGGGCCAGCTCTTCACCCACACCCGGACCGTCTCCACGCAGCGCGGACTCGACGAGATCGCCAACGTCCAGCTCTTCGCGCTGGTCGCGGGCGCGATGGCGGACGCGGGGATCTCCGCCTGGGACCAGAAGTACCAGACCCCCATCGATCTGTGGCGGCCCGAGAGCGCCGTCAAGCTGGCCGACACGGACGGCAACCCGGACACCGTGCAGAACAGTTCCTGGCAGCCGCTCTCGGCCGACGCGGCCGGGAACCACTTCAGCCCGCCCTTCCCCGCGTACGTCTCCGGGCACGCGACCTTCGCCGGGGCCTGGGCCGAGTCGATGAAGCTGTTCTTCGGCACGGACGACATCTCCTTCACCGGCACCACCGAGGATCCGCACGCGGTCGGGGTCACCCGCACCTTCCCCAACTTCAGCGCGGCGGCCACCGAGAACGCCCGGAGCCGGGTCTACCTCGGTGTGCACTACCAGTGGGACGGCGACCTCGGCGTCGCGACCGGCCGGAAGGTCGCCGGCCAGGTCGTCAACAACCTGTACAACCCGACGAGCTACAGCGACAAGACGCCCGTGTACAGCAGCCCCCGCGTCACCACGGTGGGCAAGGCGTGGCTGATCAAGCCCATGGGTGCCACGACCGTCGGGAACCTGTACGACGGCGCCCACGCCTCCTGGTACTACTGCGACGACTACGGGGCGGACAACGTCTACAACCAGCTCATCTGGAACTCCTACGGATGCGCGAACGGCTACGACGGCCGCACGCACCTCTACTACGTCCCGCGCTAGTCCCGGAAAGGATGGTCCTCCCGTGAACAGAAAACATCTCCGACGCATCGGTGCGACCGCCGGTGTGGCCGCCGCGCTCGCCACCGTCGCGGTCGTCAGCGCGACGAACGCGACGGGATCACAGGTCGAGCCCACCGTGCCGGGAACCCTCCGGGTCTTCGCCGGACCGTACGAGCAGGCGCAGTTCTGCGAGGGCGGCCCGACCCCGGTGATCTCCGGCGCGAACGGCGGCGCGCTCGCCGCCTCGCCGGTCGCGTTCGGCAAGGACGCGGGCAAGAACAGGAGCTACCACGCCCTGAAGGCCACCTTCGAGGTCGCCAGGCCGGGCGAGTCCGCGCTCCTCACCAAGACCGAGAAGATCTGGCCGAACGGCATGGTCTTCAACCTCGCCCTCGGCGCGGGCGAACTGAAGCCGGGTGGCTACCAGTTCCGGCTGCGCACGATCGGCGGCAACCAGGCCTCGGACTGGACGCCCTGGTGCGGATTCACCGTCACCAAGTGACCCCGTAGGGCTCAGAGGGGGGCGGCGGACCGTTTCGACGGTGCGCCGCCCCTTTTCCGTACGCCATCTGGTGAACTTGACGTGCTCCTGCCATAGTCCGGATCCATGGACCGACGACGATTCCTCGTGGGGGCCGCGGCCGCCGGAGCAGCCCTGCTCGTGGGCGCCCCCGCCGCATCGGCCGTGGACGTGCGCGCGTGGATGGCGGCGCACGGGGACGGCACCGACCTGCGGCGGCTCACCATTCCCGGGACGCACGACTCCGGGGCCCGGTTCGGCGGGGCCTGGTCGGAGTGCCAGAACACCACCATCGCCCAGCAGCTGGACAGCGGTGTCCGGTTCCTGGACGTGCGCTGCCGGGTGACCGGGGGGTCCTTCGCCATCCACCACGGGGCCTCGTACCAGAACATGATGTTCGGGGACGTCCTCGTCGCCTGCCGGGACTTCCTCGCCGCGCACCCCTCCGAGACCGTCCTCATGCGGGTCAAGCAGGAGTACTCCGAGGAGTCCGACGCCACCTTCCGCGCCGTCTTCGACGACTACCTCGACCGGCGGGGCTGGCGTTCGCTGTTCCGGATCGGGGACGCGCTGCCGCTGCTCGGCGAGGCGCGCGGACGGGTCGTGCTCCTCGCCGACAACGGCGGGCTGCCAGGACTCCGATGGGCCGACCCCGCCGTCTTCTCCGTCCAGGACGACTGGAACGCCCTCCCCGACGCCAAGTACCCGAAGATCCAGGCTCACTTCCGCGCCGCCGTCACCCAGCCCGGCCGGCTCTACGTGAACTTCGTCAGCACCTCCGCGTATCTCCCGCCCCGCTGGAACTCCGACCGGCTCAACCCATGGGTGCACGGCTTCCTGGACAGCGCCGAACTCGCCGGGAAGGCCGGGCTCGGGATCGTGCCCATGGACTTCCCCAACACCCGGGCGGGGCTGGTGGAGGCGCTCCTCCGGCACAACTAGCGCGGGGCCTTCGTCCCGTGCACCGACGTGTACTCGGCGGCCAGCCACGGGGCCAGGTCCTCGATCAGCAGCCGCAGGACCGCCGGATCCGGGGACGGCGACCTGCCCGCCTCCGCCGCCAGGCGCATCTGCTCCGCCCGCTCCGGGTAGTACGTGCCGAAGACCTCCGCCGACCGGTCCAGATCGCTGGTCCAGCCGCCCCACCGGGGCATGACCAGGGTGAAGCCCGTACGGACGAGACGGCGGCCGACCCTGCGGCCCAGGGCGCGTCCGGCGGGCTGCGTCCGCCAGCCGGGCAGCAGCAGGGCCAGGTCGCCGTTCGTCTCGCGCGCGAGGAGTGACGTCGGGCGGTACGGGGGCAGGTCGTCGGCCAGGTCCGGGCCCAGGAGCGGGGTGCAGAGGCAGGCGACGAAGAAGCCCAGGTCGTGGCGTTCCAGCTCGCTGAGGAGCACGCGCGTGCTGCTCAGCAGGATTCCGGCGCCGTCGATCTGCGGCAGCTCCCGGTCGAGCGCCGCCTCCAGCTCCCGGGCGGCGGCGCGGTCCGCCTCCGTGGGCTCCCCGTGCAGGGCCAGCTGCACGTCCAGGTCGGAGACGCCGGCGACCGCCGTGCCCCGGGGCACGCTGCCGTACAGGTACGCGCTGTGCAGCCGGTCCGGGCCGAACGCCCGGGAGATGCGTCCGCGCGCCGCCTCGACGACCGGCGCGAACTCCGCGGCGACGCGGTCCAGGGCGCCCTCGCGCGCGATCGTTCCGTCGGGGTTCAGGCCGCGGTCGTCGTTCATGGAGTCACCCTGGACCCTGGGCCGCCCGTCGTCGAACCGGTTTTCACAGCTCCGGCGGTGGCGTCGGTGCCCCCGGCAGTCGGAGCGTCGCCACCGTGCCGCCGCCCTCCGCCGGGGCGAGGGACACCGTGCCGCCCGCCTGCTGCACCGTGCGCGCCACGATCGACAGGCCCAGGCCCGAGCCCGGCAGGCTGCGGGCCGACGGGGAGCGCCAGAAGCGGTCGAAGACGTGCGGGAGCTCCTCCGGGGCGATGCCGGGGCCCTGGTCGCGGACGGTCAGCTCGCCCCGCATCAGGGTCACCTCGACCGTGCCCCGGGGCGGCGAGAACTTCACCGCGTTGTCCAGGACGTTCACCAGGGCCCGTTCGAGCGCCGGCGTCTCCGCCCGTACGTACCAGGGCGCCAGGTCCGTGACGAACGTCAGCTCCGGGCCGCGCAGCCGCGCCCGGTCCAGGGCGTTCCGCAGGATCGTGTGCAGCGGCACCACTTCGAGGAGGGGCCCCGGCTGCACCGCGTCCGGGCGGGACAGCTCCTGGAGGTCGCCGATCAGCGCGGCCAGCTCCGTCATCTGCGCCTTCACCGAGGCCATCAGGGCCCGCCGGTCGTCCGGCGGGATCGCCCGGCCGGTCTCCTCGCTGCGCGCGAGCAGTTCGACGTTGGTCCGCAGGGAGGTGAGGGGCGTGCGGAGTTCGTGGCCCGCGTCCGCGATGAGCTGCGCCTGCCGGTCCCGGGAGCTGGCGAGCGCCGCCGTCATCGCGTTGAAGGAGCGGGACAGGCGGGCGATCTCGTCCTCGCCCTCCACCGGGATGCGGACGGTCAGGTCCTCGGTCGCGGCGACGTGCTCGACCGCGTCGGTCAGCCGGTTCACCGGCTCCAGACCGGTCCGCGCGACCCACAGGCCGGCCGCGCCCGCGCCGACGACGCCGATCCCGGAGACCAGGAGCAGCACCCAGCGGAGCGTGGACATCGAGTTGTCGATCTCGGAGAGGGGGCGGGCGAGGGAGACCGCGATCTGGAGCGGAGTGTCCTGCTGGTACGTGTAGACCCGCATCTCGCGCCCGGCGTCGTCCTTCACCGTGTGCAGGGCGTCGTCCACCTGCTTCCGCGCCACCGCGAGGTCGGCGGCGGCGACCGGGATCGCCGCCGCTCCCGAGGTGCACACGCTGCCGTCGCCGAGGACCACCTGCACCGTGTACGAGCCCCCCACCGGCGGCAGCGGCGTGCCCTGGCGGCACATCGTGAGCATCTGCTGCACGCTGTTCTCGTTCAGGCGCGTGCTGCTCAGCGAGGAGTCCAGCTCCGCCTCCAGCTGCGCCCGCGTCACGAACCAGCAGGCCAGCGACACGGCCGCCACCGCGAAGGCCACGGCGGCCGCGCTGAGCAGCGCGAGCCGTGAGCGCAGCGGCCGCGAACGGAACCAGTTCCTCAGGCGGCCCGTCACTCCCCGCCTCCTCCGCGCAGCGCGTAGCCCACGCCCCGGACGGTGTGGACGAGGCGCGGCTCGCCGCCGGCCTCGGTCTTGCGCCGCAGATACATCACGTACACGTCCAGCGAGTTGGAACTGGGCTCGAAGTCGAAGCCCCACACGGCCTTCAGGATCTGCTCCCGGGTCAGGACCTGGCGCGGGTGCGCGAGGAACATCTCCAGGAGCGTGAACTCGGTCCGGGTCAGCTCCACGGTCCGCCCGCCCCGGGTCACCTCGCGCGTGGCGAGGTTCATCCGCAGGTCCTCGAAGGACAGGACGTCGTCCTCGGCGGGCGCGGCGGCGGACGCGGAGGCGTAGGAGCTGCGGCGGAGCAGGGCCCGGATGCGGGCGAACAGCTCGTCGAGCTCGAAGGGCTTCACCAGGTAGTCGTCCGCGCCGGCGTCGAGGCCGGTGACCCGGTCGCCGACGGTGTCGCGGGCGGTGAGCATGAGGATGGGCACGGTGGAGCCGGCGGCCCGGATCCGGCGGGCCGCCGTGAGCCCGTCCATGCGGGGCATCTGGACGTCGAGGACGACGAGATCGGGGGCGTACGACTCCATCGCGGCGAGCGCGTCGAGGCCGTCGACGGCGTCCCGCGTCTCGTACCCCTCGAAGGCGAGGCTGCGGCGCAGGGCCTCGCGGACGGCGGGCTCGTCGTCGACGATGAGGATGCGCTCGGCTTCGCTGTGCTGTCCGGTCATGGGCTGTCCCGTCATGGGATCAGCCTCGCACGTGCTCAGTTGGCGCCGCCCGAGCGGAGGCTGTCCAGGTCGGCCTTCACGGTGTCGATCGGGATCGCGAATCCGAGGCCGACGCTTCCGGCGGT
The DNA window shown above is from Streptomyces vietnamensis and carries:
- a CDS encoding response regulator transcription factor produces the protein MTGQHSEAERILIVDDEPAVREALRRSLAFEGYETRDAVDGLDALAAMESYAPDLVVLDVQMPRMDGLTAARRIRAAGSTVPILMLTARDTVGDRVTGLDAGADDYLVKPFELDELFARIRALLRRSSYASASAAAPAEDDVLSFEDLRMNLATREVTRGGRTVELTRTEFTLLEMFLAHPRQVLTREQILKAVWGFDFEPSSNSLDVYVMYLRRKTEAGGEPRLVHTVRGVGYALRGGGGE
- a CDS encoding phosphatidylinositol-specific phospholipase C, producing the protein MDRRRFLVGAAAAGAALLVGAPAASAVDVRAWMAAHGDGTDLRRLTIPGTHDSGARFGGAWSECQNTTIAQQLDSGVRFLDVRCRVTGGSFAIHHGASYQNMMFGDVLVACRDFLAAHPSETVLMRVKQEYSEESDATFRAVFDDYLDRRGWRSLFRIGDALPLLGEARGRVVLLADNGGLPGLRWADPAVFSVQDDWNALPDAKYPKIQAHFRAAVTQPGRLYVNFVSTSAYLPPRWNSDRLNPWVHGFLDSAELAGKAGLGIVPMDFPNTRAGLVEALLRHN
- a CDS encoding bifunctional metallophosphatase/5'-nucleotidase, whose protein sequence is MAATPRKNKTGRRFLAAGAGLATVGALFAAMPSAGAAGDEYAVGQGTNGKGWGRMVDVQLLSFNDLHGNLEPPAGTSGQVIRNKADGTTEKIDAGGVEYLATHLRQAREGNRYSITAAAGDLIGASPLLSALFHDEPTVEAMNELDLDVTAVGNHEFDEGARELARMQNGGCHPVDGCYGADQGFEPFGGAEFPYLAANVTDEKTGRPILDPYYVWEKDGVKIGFIGVTLEGTPNVVTAAGVKGLKFGDEVETINKYTKILERKGVKSIVALVHEGGMPASTSVNYNCDGDGDGDGEGVSGAIVDIAKNVSPQVDALVTGHTHQAYVCSIPDPTGKPRLVTSASSFGKVYTDTTLTYDRATKDIVRTAVASANHVVTRDVPKDADMTKLIEAWRPLAAPISNRPQGYIAADINGRGSTAYEKPLGDVIADAQQEGLAPADKGGAQLALMNPGGIRTDLVYKASGAEGDGVVTYGETFNVQPFTNMMNVVDLTGANLITALKQQVSGSNLNSVKILQVSKGLTYTLDMTKTGADRVVDGTIKLNGEAIDPAKTYRVAMNEFLAGGGDGFAALATGTNKLVGASDLDVFNAYLSSHSSAANPLQVPAANRITVITK
- a CDS encoding vanadium-dependent haloperoxidase, which translates into the protein MKHPVRRSLTVVLALLLASAGVSTPAHASSTVGDRALYWNNALLDAYVATGGSPGPLARAGAMMHLAMYDAANASRCYSSGGFKPENCIGALYTPGISVKAGVAPNVDAALDHAAYNVLKSTFPALDFAPYLTAARTGEPVDATTTEGKSVGEKAAAAMIARRTNDGSQDTTPYTPGTEPGQWRPTGSGPAADPNWGKVKKFVDYGDYPWTHIKTTAADLRPQPPAGIATMPELLKSPAYTAQFKEVAELGAANSTTRTPEQTQIAWFWANDLNGTYKPPGQLFTHTRTVSTQRGLDEIANVQLFALVAGAMADAGISAWDQKYQTPIDLWRPESAVKLADTDGNPDTVQNSSWQPLSADAAGNHFSPPFPAYVSGHATFAGAWAESMKLFFGTDDISFTGTTEDPHAVGVTRTFPNFSAAATENARSRVYLGVHYQWDGDLGVATGRKVAGQVVNNLYNPTSYSDKTPVYSSPRVTTVGKAWLIKPMGATTVGNLYDGAHASWYYCDDYGADNVYNQLIWNSYGCANGYDGRTHLYYVPR
- the mshD gene encoding mycothiol synthase, with the protein product MTSDAAPALEPGRQIHTYDELTPEQIQDVLDLLEAADHADGMHAVSEQGRLYLRHGRREGVRHFLLTVGSRLYGYAQLEETDPIEAPAAELVVHPSHRGRGHGRALGTALLAASGKRLRVWAHGGKSAARHLAQVLGLTLFRELRQLRRPLVPLDIPEPVLPEGVTVRTFTPGQDDAAWLAVNAAAFAHHPEQGSLTQRDLDDRMAEPWFDPKGFFLAEKDGRVIGFHWTKTHAEEQLGEVYVVGILPEAQGGGLGKALTAIGLRHLAAQGLPTAMLYVDADNTAAVRVYEGMGFTTHEVDLMYRTES
- a CDS encoding sensor histidine kinase — translated: MTGRLRNWFRSRPLRSRLALLSAAAVAFAVAAVSLACWFVTRAQLEAELDSSLSSTRLNENSVQQMLTMCRQGTPLPPVGGSYTVQVVLGDGSVCTSGAAAIPVAAADLAVARKQVDDALHTVKDDAGREMRVYTYQQDTPLQIAVSLARPLSEIDNSMSTLRWVLLLVSGIGVVGAGAAGLWVARTGLEPVNRLTDAVEHVAATEDLTVRIPVEGEDEIARLSRSFNAMTAALASSRDRQAQLIADAGHELRTPLTSLRTNVELLARSEETGRAIPPDDRRALMASVKAQMTELAALIGDLQELSRPDAVQPGPLLEVVPLHTILRNALDRARLRGPELTFVTDLAPWYVRAETPALERALVNVLDNAVKFSPPRGTVEVTLMRGELTVRDQGPGIAPEELPHVFDRFWRSPSARSLPGSGLGLSIVARTVQQAGGTVSLAPAEGGGTVATLRLPGAPTPPPEL